The DNA region GGGCCTGGGCGGTTTCGAGGACGCGTATCCGCACGAGCTGTCCGGCGGAATGCAGCAGCGGGTGGCATTGTGCCGGGCGCTGCTGCACGAACCGCCGGTGCTCCTGATGGACGAGCCGTTCGGCGCCCTCGACGCGCTCACCCGCGAGCAGCTGAACATGGAGCTGAACCGCATCTGGCGGGAGACCCGCACCACCGTCCTGCTGGTCACGCACTCCATCCCGGAGGCCGTCTACCTGGCCGACCGGGTGGTCGTGATGAGCCCGCGCCCCGGCACGATCTCGGAGATCATCGAGGTGGGGCTGGGCGCGGAACGGGAGTACGGCGAAACGCTGGGCCGCCCGGAGTTCCGGGACGCGGCGGCCCGCGTCCGCGAACTGCTGGGTGCGGCTTCCACGCACGACTGACGCCATCCGTGACGCCCTCGGCCCCGCGTGGCACGCGGGGCCGAGGGCGTCACACGTACCCGTCGACTCAGTACCGCAGCCGGGACAGATACGTGTAGCTCGCGAGCGCCGACGCGAATGGATCAGCCGGCGCGTCGTGCTCCACCAGCCACTGCTTCACGCCGCCCCGCCGGGCCGTGTCGAACATCGCCGGGAAGTCCAGCACCCCCGAACCGACATCCGCGAAGTCCCCGTTCGGCGCCATGTCCTTCACATGCAGCGCAGGGAAGCGGCGCGGATGCCGCACGAAGAGCTCACCCGGCGCCGAGGCGCCGCCGTTGGCCGCCCAGTACAGATCCAGCTCGAAACCGACCAGCTCCGGATCGGTCTCGGCGAGCAGGATGCCGTACAGGCTGACGCCGTCGACCACCTGATGGTCCGTGCCGTGGTTGTGGTACAGCAGCTTCAGCCCGGACTCGCGCGCGGCGAGCCCTATCCGGTTGAACTCCCGGGCCACTTCCCGGTATCCGGCCGGACTGTGCAGCGAACCGGGCAGACTGGGCACGACGATCCACTTGCCGCCCAGGGTATGGATGTCCTCCAGCGCCTGCGGAAGACCGGCCCCCTTCACGATGTCGTAGCCGACATGTTCGAGGACGGCCCGCAGCCGCGTCCCGTCGAGCATCCGCCGGACGTCTGCCGCGCTGTGCCCGTGCCGGCCGCTCACCCCGACCGTGGCGTAACCGATCTCGGCCAGCCGCTCCAGGGTGCCCCGGAAGTCGGTCGCCAGCGGTGTGCGCATGGTGTAGAGGTGCATGCCGATCCCGGACGGCGGGATGCGCCGACGACGGGACCCGGCGGCGGAGGCGGCGGTGGTGCCGAGCCCTGCGGTTGCGGCGACACCCACCGCCGTGCCCAGGAAGGTGCGTCGTGTGCGGTCCATGCGGGGTCTCCCCTCTCAACTCACGTCGATGCGTACAGAACCGGTGGTGGTGTCGCCCTTGTCGTCGGTGACCGTCAGACGCGCGGTGTACGCGCCCTTGCGGCCGTAGATGTGTGTGGCCGTCGCGCCGTCCGCCTTGACGCCGTCGCCGAAGTCCCAGTGGTACGAGGCGATCGTGCGCCCGGCGACCGGCTCGACGGCGCTGCTGAGCATCACGG from Streptomyces sp. NBC_01591 includes:
- a CDS encoding sugar phosphate isomerase/epimerase family protein produces the protein MDRTRRTFLGTAVGVAATAGLGTTAASAAGSRRRRIPPSGIGMHLYTMRTPLATDFRGTLERLAEIGYATVGVSGRHGHSAADVRRMLDGTRLRAVLEHVGYDIVKGAGLPQALEDIHTLGGKWIVVPSLPGSLHSPAGYREVAREFNRIGLAARESGLKLLYHNHGTDHQVVDGVSLYGILLAETDPELVGFELDLYWAANGGASAPGELFVRHPRRFPALHVKDMAPNGDFADVGSGVLDFPAMFDTARRGGVKQWLVEHDAPADPFASALASYTYLSRLRY